Proteins found in one Zea mays cultivar B73 chromosome 1, Zm-B73-REFERENCE-NAM-5.0, whole genome shotgun sequence genomic segment:
- the LOC100285990 gene encoding Protein LOL3 precursor has protein sequence MQNQIMCHACRTLLLYPRGASSVCCAVCQAITTVPPPGLEMAQLICGGCRTLLMYTRSADTVRCSCCNTVNLVRPVNNIAHVNCGQCRTTLMYPYGAPSVKCAVCNYVTATGVNTVAPTPSARPTSDGSSYSGSSTSAPKSQSQNVTVVVENPMTVDDKGKLVSSVVVGVTAGKE, from the exons ATGCAGAACCAGATCATGTGCCATGCTTGCCGGACCCTTCTGCTCTACCCGCGTGGCGCGTCCAGCGTCTGCTGCGCGGTTTGCCAGGCCATCACCACCGTGCCGCCACCAG GATTGGAGATGGCTCAGCTTATATGTGGTGGCTGTCGAACTTTGCTGATGTATACTCGCAGTGCAGACACCGTAAGGTGTTCATGTTGCAACACAGTGAACCTTGTTAGACCAG TGAATAATATAGCTCATGTGAACTGCGGCCAGTGCCGGACAACTTTGATGTATCCATACGGCGCACCTTCAGTAAAATGTGCCGTGTGCAATTATGTCACAGCTACTGGA GTAAATACTGTGGCACCCACCCCATCTGCGAGGCCAACATCAGATGGGTCTTCATATAGTGGCTCATCTACTTCTGCT CCTAAATCTCAATCTCAGAATGTAACTGTTGTTGTTGAGAACCCTATGACAGTTGATGACAAGGGAAAACTT GTCAGCAGCGTTGTAGTTGGAGTCACAGCTGGGAAAGAGTGA